A window of Rubricoccus marinus contains these coding sequences:
- a CDS encoding PepSY-associated TM helix domain-containing protein, which yields MKLRPALLLWHRWFGLLAALWLTLLALTGSAIVYYDELDRLLVPEQRTVTPGGAAAPLDSVAAAATAGYPGTYARFFDLANRPDETTRVFLADRPDSATPLAHETHVFVDPYSAEVAGAREVGQVRLDRQHAMDVVYGLHVDLLMGHTAAWLLGLLGILWALDHIAGAALALPRLSKWKRSFVVKWKAGGYRRDYDLHRAVGLWLLPVTLMLALSGAYFNWYDYAEAAASTVSELTPRYPYTLPDLDAPLYDAPVPLDQIVAAAAAEGNGRGVDMIGYMPAKGVYEARVFSVDDIDSHGRQLVTVSAQTGAVLDSRHQSEGTAADAVFAWQYPLHSGKAFGGIGRFIVFVSGIAVVALNVTGITIWWRKRRSRKPRRTRPAV from the coding sequence ATGAAGCTCCGCCCGGCTCTTCTGCTCTGGCACCGCTGGTTCGGCCTCTTGGCCGCGCTGTGGCTGACCCTGCTCGCGCTGACCGGCTCGGCGATCGTGTACTACGACGAGCTAGACCGGCTCCTCGTCCCGGAGCAACGCACCGTCACTCCCGGCGGCGCGGCCGCCCCGCTGGATTCCGTCGCAGCGGCGGCGACGGCTGGGTACCCCGGCACCTACGCGCGCTTTTTCGATCTCGCCAACCGGCCCGACGAGACCACGCGCGTGTTCCTCGCCGACCGGCCGGATAGCGCGACGCCTCTGGCGCACGAGACGCACGTCTTCGTCGATCCGTACTCCGCCGAGGTGGCCGGCGCGCGAGAAGTGGGGCAGGTCCGCCTCGACCGACAGCACGCCATGGACGTGGTGTACGGGCTCCACGTCGACCTCTTGATGGGACACACGGCGGCGTGGTTGCTCGGCCTGCTGGGGATCCTGTGGGCGCTCGATCACATCGCAGGAGCGGCCCTCGCGCTTCCTCGGTTGTCGAAGTGGAAGCGGAGCTTTGTGGTCAAGTGGAAGGCGGGCGGCTACCGCCGGGACTACGACCTCCACCGGGCGGTCGGCCTCTGGCTCCTGCCCGTCACGCTTATGCTCGCGCTGAGCGGGGCCTACTTCAACTGGTACGACTACGCCGAAGCGGCGGCCTCGACCGTCTCGGAGCTCACGCCGCGCTACCCGTACACGCTTCCAGACCTCGACGCGCCACTTTACGACGCCCCGGTTCCGCTCGACCAGATCGTCGCAGCGGCTGCGGCAGAGGGCAACGGCCGCGGCGTCGACATGATCGGGTACATGCCAGCAAAGGGTGTCTACGAGGCCCGCGTGTTCTCGGTAGATGACATCGACTCGCACGGGCGCCAGCTCGTCACCGTCAGCGCGCAGACCGGCGCGGTGCTGGACAGCCGCCACCAATCGGAAGGGACCGCGGCGGACGCCGTTTTCGCGTGGCAGTACCCGCTCCACTCGGGGAAAGCGTTTGGAGGCATCGGCCGCTTTATCGTCTTCGTGTCGGGGATCGCGGTCGTCGCGCTCAACGTGACAGGGATCACGATCTGGTGGCGCAAGAGGCGATCCCGCAAACCGCGCCGGACCCGCCCCGCGGTCTGA